One Micromonospora sp. FIMYZ51 genomic window carries:
- a CDS encoding histidine triad nucleotide-binding protein: MDCLFCRIVAGEIPATVVRETPSTLAFRDIKPKAPVHVLVIPKEHYADVATLGQGDPALAGEVLATAAAVAEDEGLLGDGFRLLFNTGTYGGQEVFHAHAHLLGGAPLGPMLARSVA, encoded by the coding sequence ATGGATTGCTTGTTCTGTCGCATCGTCGCCGGGGAGATCCCGGCCACGGTGGTCCGTGAGACGCCCAGCACGCTCGCCTTCCGGGACATCAAGCCGAAGGCACCGGTGCACGTACTGGTCATTCCGAAGGAGCACTACGCGGACGTGGCCACCCTCGGGCAGGGCGACCCGGCACTGGCCGGCGAGGTGCTGGCCACGGCCGCCGCGGTGGCCGAGGACGAGGGGCTGCTCGGCGACGGCTTCCGGCTGCTGTTCAACACCGGCACGTACGGCGGCCAGGAGGTGTTCCACGCGCACGCGCACCTGTTGGGCGGGGCGCCGCTCGGCCCGATGCTGGCCCGGAGCGTGGCGTGA
- a CDS encoding hemolysin family protein codes for MAVDPVPVMETSLAASATGLPDLQLLVFAAGLVVLAGLIAMTEAALAAVSPARAAELARDGARGARTLQTVAGDVVRHLNLLLLLRLLAELTATTLVALVAVDTFGAGWRAALVTAGAMTVVSFVVVGVGPRTLGRQHAYAVGRVAAPLVRWLGRVLNPLASLLILIGNAVTPGRGFREGPFATQVELRELVDLAEQRGVVEHGERQMIHSVFALGDTIAREVMVPRTEMVWIESGKTLNQALALFLRSGFSRIPVIGESVDDVLGVLYLKDLVRRTQGGADADRQLPVAELMRPATFVPDSKPVDDLLSEMQAARNHLVIVVDEYGGTGGLVTIEDILEEIVGEITDEYDVERPPVEQLPDGAVRVTARLPVEDLGELFDTELPHDEVETVGGLLAQSLGRVPIPGAEVEVGGLRLLAEGTTGRRNRIDTVLVRRVEPTESQQDNQAASRGDDDRSEERQPADA; via the coding sequence CTGGCGGTCGACCCGGTCCCGGTGATGGAGACTTCGCTGGCCGCGTCCGCCACCGGCCTACCCGATCTGCAACTACTCGTCTTCGCCGCCGGGCTGGTGGTGCTCGCCGGCCTGATCGCGATGACCGAGGCCGCCCTGGCGGCGGTCTCCCCGGCCCGGGCCGCCGAGCTGGCCCGCGACGGCGCCCGGGGCGCGCGTACCCTCCAGACGGTCGCCGGTGACGTGGTCCGGCACCTCAACCTGCTGTTGCTGCTCCGGTTGCTCGCCGAGCTGACCGCCACCACGCTTGTGGCGCTGGTCGCGGTGGACACCTTCGGGGCGGGCTGGCGGGCGGCGCTGGTCACCGCCGGGGCGATGACCGTGGTCAGCTTCGTCGTGGTCGGGGTCGGTCCGCGTACCCTCGGCCGGCAGCACGCGTACGCCGTGGGCCGGGTCGCCGCGCCGCTGGTGCGCTGGCTGGGTCGGGTGCTCAATCCGCTGGCTTCGCTGCTGATCCTGATCGGCAACGCGGTGACCCCGGGCCGGGGTTTCCGGGAGGGGCCGTTCGCCACCCAGGTCGAGTTGCGCGAGCTGGTCGACCTCGCCGAGCAGCGTGGTGTGGTGGAGCACGGCGAACGCCAGATGATCCATTCGGTCTTCGCGCTCGGCGACACCATCGCCCGCGAGGTGATGGTGCCGCGTACCGAGATGGTGTGGATCGAGTCGGGCAAGACGCTCAACCAGGCCCTCGCGCTGTTCCTGCGGTCCGGTTTCTCCCGGATCCCGGTGATCGGCGAGAGCGTCGACGACGTGCTCGGCGTGCTCTACCTCAAGGATCTCGTCCGGCGTACCCAGGGCGGTGCCGACGCGGACCGCCAGCTGCCGGTGGCCGAGCTGATGCGGCCGGCCACGTTCGTGCCGGACTCCAAGCCCGTCGACGACCTGCTGTCCGAGATGCAGGCGGCCCGCAACCACCTGGTGATCGTGGTCGACGAGTACGGCGGCACCGGTGGGCTGGTCACCATCGAGGACATCCTGGAGGAGATCGTCGGGGAGATCACCGACGAGTACGATGTCGAACGCCCGCCCGTCGAGCAGCTGCCCGACGGCGCGGTGCGGGTCACCGCCCGGCTGCCGGTGGAGGATCTCGGCGAGCTGTTCGACACCGAGCTGCCGCACGACGAGGTGGAGACCGTCGGCGGTCTGCTCGCCCAGTCCCTCGGGCGGGTACCGATTCCGGGCGCCGAGGTCGAGGTGGGCGGGCTCCGGCTGCTCGCCGAGGGCACCACCGGCCGACGCAACCGGATCGACACGGTGCTGGTGCGCCGGGTGGAGCCGACCGAATCGCAGCAGGACAACCAGGCCGCCTCCCGGGGCGATGACGACCGATCAGAGGAGAGGCAGCCCGCCGATGCCTGA
- a CDS encoding serine hydrolase domain-containing protein, which translates to MVRQVQAQARVPAISAAVHRADRPLWTCTVGGTGNDTALDEQTRFRIGSVTKTFTAVLVMQCRDDGLLDLDDPLERHLDLPAHGELTVRRLLSHTAGLQREPHGDVWDTLQAPDADRLVAELAQAERVLPPGRRFHYSNLGMALLGRLVGQLRGGTWAEVLTERVLTPLGLTTTTVSPGPRAATGFLVDAYSDEARPEPPTDFGAVGPAAQLWGTAGDLARWAAFLADPAALDAAGRVLAPATLDEMRWPVTVTDETLWGGGFGLGLILVPQGNRVVHVGHDGAMPGFLAGVYGRRGGTDTPAAFGAAVLGSSGTAVELLELPHRLLAAAVEHDPADIDPWRPGDPAPESVRGLLGRWWGEGFEYVFSWHDGALRARGAGDPPGKPPAIFAPVPERPDVFRTVSGREVGELLRLTRDSDGVVIRMHWATYRFTRHQESFDRYDFRA; encoded by the coding sequence ATGGTGCGGCAGGTCCAGGCGCAGGCCCGGGTGCCGGCGATCTCGGCCGCGGTGCACCGGGCCGACCGGCCGTTGTGGACCTGCACGGTCGGCGGCACCGGCAACGACACGGCGCTCGACGAGCAGACCCGGTTCCGGATCGGCTCGGTGACCAAGACCTTCACCGCCGTACTGGTCATGCAGTGCCGCGACGACGGCCTGCTCGATCTCGACGACCCGCTGGAGCGGCACCTCGACCTGCCGGCGCACGGCGAGCTGACCGTACGCCGGCTGCTGTCGCACACCGCCGGCCTGCAACGGGAACCGCACGGCGACGTCTGGGACACCCTCCAGGCGCCGGATGCCGACCGGCTCGTCGCCGAACTGGCCCAGGCCGAGCGGGTGCTGCCGCCCGGCCGTCGCTTCCACTATTCCAACCTCGGCATGGCGCTGCTCGGCCGGCTGGTCGGGCAGTTGCGCGGCGGCACCTGGGCCGAGGTGCTGACCGAGCGGGTGCTGACGCCGCTCGGACTGACCACCACCACGGTCTCCCCGGGCCCCCGGGCGGCGACCGGGTTCCTTGTCGATGCCTACTCCGACGAGGCACGCCCGGAACCACCCACCGATTTCGGCGCGGTCGGTCCCGCCGCGCAGCTCTGGGGCACGGCCGGCGACCTGGCCCGGTGGGCGGCCTTCCTGGCCGATCCGGCGGCGCTGGACGCGGCCGGTCGGGTGCTCGCCCCGGCGACCCTGGACGAGATGCGCTGGCCGGTGACGGTCACCGACGAGACCCTCTGGGGTGGCGGCTTCGGGCTCGGGTTGATCCTGGTGCCGCAGGGAAACCGGGTGGTGCACGTGGGGCACGACGGTGCGATGCCCGGTTTTCTCGCCGGGGTGTACGGCCGCCGTGGTGGCACGGACACTCCGGCCGCGTTCGGTGCCGCCGTGCTCGGTTCCTCGGGCACCGCGGTCGAGCTGCTGGAGCTGCCGCACCGGCTGCTCGCCGCGGCGGTCGAACACGACCCGGCCGACATCGACCCGTGGCGGCCCGGCGACCCGGCCCCCGAGTCCGTACGCGGGCTGCTCGGCCGCTGGTGGGGCGAGGGCTTCGAGTACGTCTTCAGCTGGCACGACGGCGCCCTGCGGGCCCGGGGTGCCGGTGACCCGCCGGGGAAGCCGCCGGCGATCTTCGCGCCGGTGCCGGAGCGGCCGGACGTGTTCCGGACGGTCTCCGGCCGGGAGGTCGGTGAGCTGCTCCGGTTGACCCGCGACAGCGACGGGGTGGTGATCCGGATGCACTGGGCCACCTACCGGTTCACCCGGCATCAGGAGAGCTTCGACCGGTACGACTTTCGGGCCTGA
- the ybeY gene encoding rRNA maturation RNase YbeY, protein MSIEIANESGVDVDTDAVLAVARHALDEMGVNPLAELSVLLVDVDYMTELNHRWMGGDGPTDVLAFPMDEGSVDHGPGETSSAGGEPALLGDIVLCPEVAAKQAATAGHSSADELHLLTVHGVLHLLGYDHAEPEEEREMFGLQARLLSSWRSTRSR, encoded by the coding sequence TTGTCCATCGAGATCGCCAACGAGTCCGGCGTCGACGTCGACACCGACGCCGTGCTCGCCGTCGCCCGGCACGCGCTCGACGAGATGGGGGTCAATCCCCTCGCCGAGCTGTCCGTGCTGCTTGTCGACGTCGACTACATGACCGAGCTGAACCACCGCTGGATGGGCGGCGACGGCCCGACCGACGTGCTCGCCTTCCCCATGGACGAGGGCAGCGTCGACCACGGCCCCGGCGAGACCAGCAGCGCCGGTGGTGAGCCCGCGTTGCTCGGTGACATCGTGCTCTGCCCCGAGGTGGCGGCGAAGCAGGCGGCGACGGCCGGGCACAGCTCCGCCGACGAGCTGCACCTGCTCACCGTGCACGGGGTGTTGCACCTGCTCGGCTACGACCACGCTGAGCCGGAGGAGGAGCGGGAGATGTTCGGCTTGCAGGCCCGCTTGCTGTCCAGCTGGCGGTCGACCCGGTCCCGGTGA
- a CDS encoding acyltransferase, giving the protein MRNRYLDLLRALAIVRVVVYHVTGWASLTLVFPAMSVMFALAGSLMAASLTRSGPTAVGRRLRRLLPSLWVVAAIFVPAMLFTGLPLTPKVLLWLFPVADPPANYWGALALSPIWYLRDYLWFVLASPIALWLFRRFPLPTLLAPYCLLLAIELGIYPNPHGVLREFGLYFGAWLLGFAHQAGMLRRLANRVLVPVALALAAVGGAWILAHPGPRGYDLNDIPLGNALWSAAFILVALGRAPATAAWVDRSALVGRAVTVLNRRALTVYLWHMAFVVALTPLVDVVGWSHQDLLGLAIRVVLVFLLVGVVTALFGWVEDVAAQRPPELIPGGGRPPVPGGRRHAEARSGGSPVPGSGRPEPGSGRPEPPPGAGRSAGPPDEPTAPYPEDGVPGQRARPDEITARRR; this is encoded by the coding sequence ATGCGAAACAGATACCTGGACCTGCTGCGTGCGCTGGCCATCGTGCGGGTCGTCGTCTACCACGTCACCGGCTGGGCGTCGCTGACGCTTGTGTTCCCGGCGATGTCGGTGATGTTCGCCCTCGCCGGGTCGCTGATGGCAGCGTCCCTGACCCGGTCCGGCCCCACCGCGGTCGGCCGCCGGCTGCGCCGGCTGCTGCCGTCGCTGTGGGTGGTGGCCGCGATCTTCGTGCCGGCGATGCTGTTCACCGGTCTGCCGCTGACCCCGAAGGTGCTGCTCTGGCTCTTCCCGGTGGCCGACCCGCCGGCCAACTACTGGGGTGCGTTGGCGCTCAGCCCGATCTGGTATCTGCGCGACTACCTCTGGTTCGTGCTCGCCTCCCCGATCGCCCTCTGGCTGTTCCGGCGGTTCCCGCTGCCCACCCTGCTCGCCCCGTACTGCCTGCTGCTCGCCATCGAGTTGGGCATCTACCCGAACCCGCACGGCGTACTCCGGGAGTTCGGTCTCTACTTCGGCGCCTGGCTGCTGGGCTTCGCCCACCAGGCCGGGATGCTGCGCCGGCTGGCCAACCGGGTGCTGGTGCCCGTGGCGCTCGCCCTCGCGGCGGTCGGCGGCGCCTGGATCCTGGCCCATCCCGGTCCGCGCGGCTACGACCTGAACGACATCCCCCTCGGCAACGCCCTCTGGTCGGCCGCGTTCATCCTGGTGGCGCTGGGCCGGGCGCCGGCAACCGCCGCCTGGGTGGACCGCAGCGCGCTTGTCGGCCGCGCGGTGACCGTGCTCAACCGGCGGGCGCTGACCGTCTACCTGTGGCACATGGCCTTCGTGGTGGCGCTCACCCCGCTTGTGGACGTGGTCGGCTGGTCGCATCAGGATCTGCTGGGCCTGGCCATCCGGGTCGTGCTGGTCTTCCTGCTGGTGGGCGTGGTCACCGCGCTGTTCGGCTGGGTCGAGGACGTGGCGGCGCAGCGCCCGCCCGAGCTGATCCCGGGCGGAGGGCGGCCACCGGTGCCGGGCGGGCGCCGGCACGCCGAGGCCCGCTCCGGTGGGTCGCCGGTGCCGGGCTCAGGTCGGCCGGAGCCCGGCTCGGGTCGGCCGGAGCCACCGCCGGGGGCCGGCCGGTCCGCCGGTCCGCCGGACGAACCGACCGCGCCGTACCCGGAGGACGGGGTACCCGGTCAGCGGGCTCGACCCGACGAGATCACCGCGCGGCGACGGTGA
- a CDS encoding DUF4097 family beta strand repeat-containing protein — translation MASHRTTTLPRKATAIAMATTMIVLAGCDNLSSRRLDYDTTESARITAIRLLPGSGDVVIRGDGGTDGVRIKRAVRYQGSQPDVTYQINGSELVLDTSCGRRCSVSYEVTTGAGVSVHGETGSGDIDLSRVGAVEVKVGSGNVRLSGAAGAVRAQTGSGDIEVYDVADPVVLRASSGNITASRLSGEVNAEANSGNVTVELDRPASARVHASSGNVELTVPAGAYQVRSRAGSGQVELGVPHDPAAPLVLDLRTGSGNITVAAR, via the coding sequence ATGGCTTCGCACCGGACCACCACGCTGCCCCGCAAGGCCACGGCGATTGCCATGGCCACCACCATGATCGTCCTTGCCGGCTGCGACAACCTCTCGTCCCGCCGGCTCGACTACGACACCACCGAGTCCGCCCGGATCACCGCGATCCGGCTGCTGCCCGGCTCCGGCGATGTGGTGATCCGCGGCGACGGCGGCACGGACGGCGTACGCATCAAGCGGGCGGTGCGCTACCAGGGCAGCCAGCCTGACGTGACGTACCAGATCAACGGCTCAGAGCTGGTGCTGGACACCTCCTGCGGTCGCCGGTGCAGCGTCTCCTACGAGGTGACCACCGGCGCGGGGGTAAGCGTGCACGGCGAGACCGGCTCCGGCGACATCGACCTGAGCCGGGTCGGCGCGGTCGAGGTCAAGGTGGGCTCCGGCAACGTCCGGCTCTCCGGTGCCGCCGGAGCGGTCCGGGCGCAGACCGGCTCGGGCGACATCGAGGTGTACGACGTGGCCGACCCGGTCGTGCTTCGCGCCTCCTCCGGAAACATCACCGCCAGCCGGCTCAGCGGCGAGGTGAACGCCGAGGCCAACTCCGGAAACGTCACCGTCGAGCTGGACCGGCCGGCCTCCGCCCGGGTGCACGCGTCGAGCGGCAACGTCGAGCTGACCGTGCCGGCGGGCGCCTACCAGGTGCGGTCCCGGGCCGGTTCCGGCCAGGTGGAGCTGGGCGTGCCGCACGATCCGGCCGCCCCGCTCGTGCTCGACCTGCGCACCGGCAGCGGCAACATCACCGTCGCCGCGCGGTGA
- a CDS encoding cytidine deaminase encodes MPESPAVPTANPSSAELTAEDGKLVILARGARGRVGAVEGAAVRDQDGRTYAAASVSLPSLAITALQLAVASAAAAGATRLEAAVVVTEASTLDGAGYAAVRDLAVDAPIHLAAPDGTVLGTVTE; translated from the coding sequence ATGCCTGAGTCACCCGCCGTACCGACCGCCAACCCGAGCAGCGCCGAGTTGACCGCCGAGGACGGCAAGCTGGTCATCCTCGCGCGGGGAGCGCGGGGTCGGGTGGGTGCCGTGGAGGGCGCCGCGGTGCGGGATCAGGACGGGCGGACGTACGCGGCGGCCAGCGTCTCGCTGCCCTCGTTGGCGATCACCGCGCTCCAGTTGGCGGTCGCCTCGGCGGCGGCGGCGGGCGCCACCCGGTTGGAGGCGGCGGTGGTGGTGACCGAGGCGTCCACCTTGGACGGTGCCGGCTACGCCGCCGTTCGTGACCTGGCCGTCGACGCACCGATCCACCTGGCCGCGCCGGACGGCACGGTGCTCGGCACGGTGACCGAGTGA
- a CDS encoding PhoH family protein, whose amino-acid sequence MTSTPPPGPPRVQTRITVPDSKIMVNLLGAGDEILRLVERSVNSDVHVRGNEITITGAPADNALAERLFSELLELIEKGETLTTDAVRRTVGMLEQGGTERPAEVLTLNILSRRGRTIRPKTLGQKRYVDAIDGHTIVFGIGPAGTGKTYLAMAKAVQALQAKQINRIILTRPAVEAGERLGFLPGTLNEKIDPYLRPLYDALHDMLDPESIPKLMAAGTIEVAPLAYMRGRTLNDAFIILDEAQNTTPEQMKMFLTRLGFGSKIVVTGDVTQVDLPGGTTSGLRVVREILEGVDDVHFAQLSSADVVRHRLVGEIVDAYARWDAERENQQGQGVHAVTGRSAQGNRAGRRR is encoded by the coding sequence ATGACCAGCACCCCACCTCCCGGCCCGCCCCGGGTGCAGACCAGGATCACGGTCCCCGACTCGAAGATCATGGTGAACCTGCTCGGCGCGGGAGACGAGATCCTGCGACTGGTCGAGCGCTCGGTGAACAGCGACGTGCACGTCCGGGGCAACGAGATCACCATCACCGGCGCCCCCGCCGACAACGCCCTCGCCGAGCGGCTCTTCAGTGAGCTGCTCGAACTGATCGAGAAAGGCGAGACCCTGACCACAGACGCCGTCCGGCGTACCGTCGGCATGCTCGAGCAGGGTGGCACGGAGCGGCCCGCCGAGGTGCTCACCCTCAACATCCTCTCCCGGCGCGGGCGCACCATCCGGCCCAAGACCCTCGGGCAGAAGCGCTACGTGGACGCCATCGACGGGCACACCATCGTCTTCGGCATCGGCCCGGCCGGCACCGGCAAGACCTACCTGGCCATGGCCAAGGCGGTCCAGGCGTTGCAGGCCAAGCAGATCAACCGGATCATCCTGACCCGGCCGGCGGTGGAGGCGGGGGAGCGGCTGGGCTTCCTGCCCGGCACGCTCAACGAGAAGATCGACCCCTACCTGCGCCCGCTCTACGACGCGCTGCACGACATGCTCGACCCGGAGTCGATCCCGAAGCTGATGGCGGCGGGCACGATCGAGGTCGCCCCCCTGGCATACATGAGGGGCCGCACGCTTAATGACGCGTTCATCATTCTCGACGAGGCGCAGAACACCACGCCCGAGCAGATGAAGATGTTCCTCACCCGGCTCGGGTTCGGGTCCAAGATCGTGGTCACCGGCGACGTCACCCAGGTTGACCTGCCCGGCGGAACGACAAGCGGGCTGCGGGTGGTGCGGGAGATCCTGGAAGGGGTCGACGACGTGCACTTCGCCCAGTTGTCCAGCGCCGACGTGGTGCGGCACCGGCTGGTCGGAGAGATCGTCGACGCGTACGCCCGGTGGGACGCCGAGCGGGAGAATCAGCAGGGGCAGGGCGTGCACGCGGTGACCGGGCGCAGTGCCCAGGGCAACCGCGCCGGCCGGCGCCGCTAG
- the dnaJ gene encoding molecular chaperone DnaJ → MARDYYGILGVSRGASDDEIKRAYRKLARQYHPDVNPDPEAQEKFKDINAAYEVLSDDRKRQIVDLGGDPLAPGGGGPGGPGGPGGAGPFVGFQDIMDAFFGGATGAGRGPRPRTRPGADAILRLELDLQETAFGVEAPITVDTAVLCTTCSGAGTAAGTHLATCEACGGRGEVQSVQRTFLGQVVSARPCTVCQGYGTTIPTPCPTCAGDGRVRTRRSLTVKIPAGVEDGMRIRLAQQGEVGPGGGTAGDLYVEIHERPHDVFSRKGDDLHCRVTVPMTAAALGTRLTIKTLDSEEPVDVKAGTQPGSTLRLRARGVPHLRGTGRGDLYVHLDVRTPTKLDAEQERMLREFAKTRGEEVAELSKQGGFFSRMRDAFNGHA, encoded by the coding sequence GTGGCCAGGGACTACTACGGCATTCTCGGCGTGAGCCGGGGCGCCTCCGACGACGAGATCAAGCGCGCCTACCGCAAGCTGGCGCGGCAGTACCACCCGGACGTCAATCCGGATCCGGAGGCACAGGAGAAGTTCAAGGACATCAACGCCGCGTACGAGGTCCTCTCGGACGATCGGAAACGGCAGATCGTCGACCTCGGCGGCGACCCGTTGGCGCCCGGCGGCGGCGGTCCCGGTGGCCCGGGTGGGCCCGGCGGTGCGGGTCCGTTCGTCGGCTTCCAGGACATCATGGACGCCTTCTTCGGCGGTGCCACCGGCGCCGGTCGGGGCCCGCGACCGCGGACCCGGCCCGGGGCGGACGCGATCCTGCGGCTGGAACTCGACCTACAGGAGACCGCCTTCGGCGTCGAGGCACCGATCACGGTCGACACGGCGGTGCTCTGCACCACCTGCTCCGGCGCGGGCACCGCGGCCGGCACCCACCTGGCCACCTGCGAGGCGTGCGGCGGCCGGGGCGAGGTGCAGTCGGTGCAGCGCACCTTCCTCGGTCAGGTGGTCTCCGCCCGGCCGTGCACCGTCTGCCAGGGCTACGGCACGACCATCCCGACGCCCTGCCCGACCTGCGCCGGTGACGGCCGGGTCCGCACCCGCCGCTCGCTGACCGTCAAGATTCCGGCCGGCGTCGAGGACGGCATGCGCATCCGCCTCGCCCAGCAGGGGGAGGTCGGCCCGGGCGGCGGCACCGCCGGAGACCTCTACGTCGAGATCCACGAGCGGCCGCACGACGTCTTCTCCCGCAAGGGCGACGACCTGCACTGCCGGGTCACCGTCCCGATGACCGCCGCCGCGCTCGGCACCCGGCTGACCATCAAGACGCTGGACAGCGAGGAGCCGGTCGACGTCAAGGCGGGCACCCAGCCGGGCAGCACGCTGCGGCTGCGGGCCCGGGGCGTACCCCACCTGCGCGGCACCGGCCGGGGTGACCTCTACGTCCACCTGGACGTGCGTACCCCGACCAAGCTCGACGCCGAGCAGGAGCGGATGCTGCGGGAGTTCGCCAAGACCCGGGGCGAGGAGGTCGCCGAGCTGAGCAAGCAGGGTGGCTTCTTCTCCCGGATGCGCGACGCCTTCAACGGCCACGCCTGA
- the era gene encoding GTPase Era yields MSAEAGTRPYRAGFACFVGRPNAGKSTLTNAIVGQKIAITSNKPQTTRHVIRAVLHRPESQLVLVDTPGLHRPRTLLGERLNDLVRQTWSEVDVIGLCIPADEPIGRGDRFITGELAELKATVLAVVTKTDLVDRKRLAEQLLAVSELGDFADVVPVSAVSGHQVDTLVEVMTRYLPESPQLYPDDMLTDDPEQVLVAELIREAALEGVRDELPHSIAVVVEEMIPEGQLIKIYADVYVERPSQKAIVIGHRGSRLKGVGTTARRQIEELLGSRVYLDLHVRVAKDWQRDPKQLRKLGF; encoded by the coding sequence GTGAGCGCCGAGGCCGGTACGCGGCCGTACCGGGCCGGGTTCGCCTGTTTCGTCGGCCGGCCCAACGCGGGCAAGTCCACGCTCACCAACGCGATCGTCGGGCAGAAGATCGCCATCACCTCGAACAAGCCACAGACCACCCGGCACGTCATCCGGGCGGTGCTGCACCGGCCGGAGTCGCAGCTGGTGCTTGTCGACACGCCCGGCCTGCACCGTCCGCGTACGCTGCTCGGCGAACGGCTCAACGACCTGGTCCGGCAGACCTGGAGCGAGGTCGACGTGATCGGCCTCTGCATCCCCGCGGACGAGCCGATCGGCCGGGGTGACCGATTCATCACCGGGGAGTTGGCCGAGCTGAAGGCGACCGTGTTGGCGGTGGTGACCAAGACCGACCTGGTCGACCGCAAGCGGCTGGCCGAGCAGTTGCTCGCGGTGAGCGAGTTGGGTGACTTCGCCGACGTGGTGCCGGTCAGCGCGGTCTCCGGGCACCAGGTGGACACCCTGGTCGAGGTGATGACGCGCTACCTGCCCGAGTCGCCGCAGCTGTACCCGGACGACATGCTCACCGACGACCCGGAGCAGGTGCTGGTGGCCGAGCTGATCCGGGAGGCGGCACTGGAGGGGGTCCGGGACGAGTTGCCGCACTCCATCGCCGTGGTGGTGGAGGAGATGATCCCCGAGGGGCAGCTCATCAAGATCTACGCCGATGTGTACGTCGAGCGGCCCAGCCAGAAGGCGATCGTGATCGGCCATCGGGGCAGCCGGCTCAAGGGGGTCGGCACCACCGCCCGGCGGCAGATCGAGGAGCTGCTGGGCAGCCGGGTCTATCTCGATCTGCACGTCCGGGTGGCCAAGGACTGGCAGCGCGACCCGAAGCAGCTGCGCAAGCTCGGCTTCTGA
- a CDS encoding 16S rRNA (uracil(1498)-N(3))-methyltransferase → MSAPLFLVESLPTAEAMVLDGPEGHHAATVQRLRVGEELLLADGRGGTASAVVAAVGRGTLDLTVTARGYVDAANPRLVVVQGIAKGDRGELAVQAMTEAGVDEIVPWAAGRSVVQWRGDRGVRARGKWVATAREAAKQARRAWLPVVAGAPDESTTSVARRIAGAAAGYVLHEEATDRLTTVELPERGEIVLVVGPEGGITPAELSAFRDAGARPVRLGPSVLRTSTAGVAALAVLATRLLRW, encoded by the coding sequence GTGTCCGCTCCGCTGTTCCTGGTCGAGTCGCTGCCCACCGCCGAGGCGATGGTGCTCGACGGCCCTGAGGGGCACCACGCCGCCACCGTGCAACGGCTGCGGGTAGGCGAGGAGTTGCTGCTCGCCGACGGCCGGGGCGGCACCGCCAGCGCGGTGGTCGCCGCCGTCGGCCGGGGCACCCTCGACCTGACCGTCACCGCTCGCGGGTACGTCGACGCGGCGAACCCCCGGCTGGTGGTGGTGCAGGGCATCGCCAAGGGCGACCGGGGTGAGCTGGCCGTGCAGGCGATGACCGAGGCGGGGGTGGACGAGATCGTCCCCTGGGCGGCCGGCCGCTCAGTGGTGCAGTGGCGCGGCGACCGGGGCGTACGGGCCCGGGGCAAGTGGGTCGCCACGGCCCGGGAGGCGGCGAAGCAGGCCCGCCGGGCGTGGCTGCCGGTGGTGGCCGGCGCCCCGGACGAGTCCACCACGTCGGTGGCCCGCCGGATCGCCGGTGCCGCCGCCGGCTACGTCCTGCACGAGGAGGCGACCGACCGGCTGACCACTGTCGAGCTGCCCGAGCGTGGGGAAATCGTGCTGGTGGTGGGTCCCGAGGGCGGCATCACCCCGGCCGAGCTGTCGGCCTTCCGGGACGCCGGTGCGCGCCCGGTCCGCCTCGGTCCGTCGGTGCTGCGTACCTCCACGGCCGGCGTGGCCGCCCTGGCGGTCCTCGCCACCCGCCTGCTCCGCTGGTAA